One window from the genome of Carnobacteriaceae bacterium zg-84 encodes:
- a CDS encoding 2-dehydropantoate 2-reductase, whose amino-acid sequence MKFAIFGAGALGCRIGYQLMKAGENVTLVDTWKDHVEKIKKSGLYVDYNGIEECVPIPIYYPEEVTNTFDVIIPLTKSMALENVLKDVKTYCHQNTRVISLLNGLGHHTIFEKYIPKENIVLGTTIWTAQLKEAGHVLLHGVGNITLQNAVLDDTLKESVEQIVHIFNQANLNAQYSDNVMHAIWKKACVNCCSNAATALLECNLGEYLLQENGKEVVRHLTEEFVEVARTQNIDFDLEELLAFVLQATLKVKDHYTSMYQDLVKNRRLTEIDYLNGYIAKLGKQNNISVPYNDFITKLMHLKEVILDAK is encoded by the coding sequence ATGAAGTTTGCAATTTTTGGTGCAGGTGCTTTAGGGTGTCGTATTGGTTATCAGTTAATGAAAGCAGGGGAGAATGTCACATTGGTCGATACATGGAAAGACCATGTCGAGAAAATTAAAAAAAGTGGCTTATATGTCGATTATAATGGTATTGAAGAATGTGTACCAATTCCCATTTATTATCCTGAAGAAGTAACCAATACTTTTGATGTCATTATCCCATTAACAAAATCAATGGCATTAGAGAATGTCTTAAAAGATGTAAAAACATATTGTCATCAAAATACCCGTGTTATCTCTTTATTAAATGGGTTAGGACATCATACTATTTTTGAAAAGTATATACCAAAAGAAAATATCGTGTTAGGGACAACCATTTGGACGGCACAATTAAAAGAAGCAGGGCATGTATTGTTACATGGTGTTGGTAATATTACTTTGCAAAATGCTGTACTAGATGACACATTAAAAGAAAGCGTTGAACAGATTGTACATATTTTTAATCAAGCAAATTTAAATGCACAATATAGTGATAATGTGATGCATGCCATTTGGAAAAAAGCATGTGTGAATTGTTGCTCTAATGCAGCTACAGCTCTTTTAGAATGTAATTTAGGAGAATATTTATTACAAGAAAATGGTAAGGAGGTTGTTAGACATCTAACCGAAGAATTTGTAGAAGTCGCTCGCACACAAAATATTGATTTTGATTTAGAAGAATTGCTTGCGTTTGTCTTGCAGGCAACATTAAAAGTAAAAGACCATTATACATCTATGTACCAAGATTTAGTGAAAAACCGTCGCTTAACAGAAATTGATTATTTGAATGGCTATATTGCAAAACTTGGGAAACAAAACAATATTTCTGTTCCGTATAATGATTTCATCACAAAACTGATGCATCTAAAAGAGGTTATTTTAGACGCTAAATAA
- the yhbY gene encoding ribosome assembly RNA-binding protein YhbY gives MLTTKQVKFLKKEAHHLKPIFQIGKGGLNEDMLRQIGEAIEKRELIKINLLQNTMEDEEHVASVLTEMLHVHIVQIIGHTLVLYKVSSKEKYRRISVCVKEV, from the coding sequence ATGTTGACAACAAAACAAGTCAAATTTTTGAAAAAAGAAGCACACCATTTAAAACCAATTTTTCAAATTGGAAAAGGTGGTTTAAACGAAGATATGCTTAGACAAATAGGTGAAGCTATCGAAAAAAGAGAATTGATAAAAATAAATTTATTACAAAATACAATGGAAGATGAAGAACATGTTGCAAGTGTTCTAACAGAAATGTTACACGTTCATATTGTTCAAATTATCGGGCATACACTTGTTTTATACAAAGTATCCTCAAAAGAAAAATATAGACGTATCTCTGTGTGTGTGAAAGAAGTATAA
- the yqeH gene encoding ribosome biogenesis GTPase YqeH: MGCGLAIQTENPKEKGYTPKSAYEKGIETGQLYCQRCFKLRHYNQLEKVSVSDDDFLAMLHEIGSRDALIVNVIDIFDVYGSMISGLHRFAGKNDILIVANKVDLLPKSVNLNRVKHWLKEQLHTQGIKPIDIVMASGKKKKEIDALLDVIEHRRQGKDVYVVGVTNVGKSTLINAIISSLGGTQELITTSQFPGTTLDQIRIPFEDGADLIDTPGIIHRHQMAHYLDEKSLKLVSPQKELKPVTFQLNEEQTLFLGGLARFDYLSGEKNAMTFYFAQELLLHRTKLNGATAFYDKHKGGLLSPVPQEDVAFVRSEFFIKKQMDIVISGLGWITMHHKGKVAVYVPKGVDVTIREAII; the protein is encoded by the coding sequence ATAGGTTGTGGATTAGCTATACAAACAGAAAATCCAAAAGAAAAAGGGTATACGCCGAAATCTGCGTATGAAAAAGGTATTGAAACAGGACAACTTTATTGTCAACGTTGTTTTAAATTAAGACACTATAATCAATTAGAAAAAGTATCCGTATCCGATGATGATTTTTTAGCCATGTTGCATGAAATAGGTTCACGTGATGCCTTGATTGTGAATGTGATTGATATTTTTGATGTTTATGGTTCTATGATTTCTGGTTTGCATCGTTTTGCAGGCAAAAACGATATTTTGATTGTTGCTAATAAAGTTGATTTATTGCCAAAATCCGTTAATTTAAATCGTGTGAAACACTGGTTAAAAGAACAATTACACACACAAGGCATTAAGCCTATTGATATTGTCATGGCAAGTGGTAAAAAGAAAAAAGAGATTGATGCCTTATTAGATGTTATTGAACATCGTAGGCAGGGTAAAGATGTCTATGTTGTAGGTGTCACAAATGTTGGAAAATCAACTTTAATCAATGCTATTATTTCTAGTTTAGGTGGTACACAAGAATTGATAACAACATCTCAATTTCCAGGAACAACATTAGATCAAATTCGTATTCCTTTTGAGGATGGCGCTGATTTAATTGATACGCCAGGAATTATTCATCGTCATCAAATGGCACATTATTTAGATGAAAAATCATTGAAACTAGTATCTCCACAAAAAGAATTAAAGCCGGTGACATTCCAATTAAATGAAGAACAAACATTATTTCTTGGAGGATTAGCTCGTTTTGATTATTTATCGGGAGAAAAAAATGCTATGACATTTTATTTTGCTCAAGAATTGTTGTTACATCGCACAAAATTAAATGGAGCAACAGCTTTTTATGACAAACATAAAGGTGGTTTATTATCGCCTGTCCCGCAAGAAGATGTGGCATTTGTACGTAGTGAATTTTTTATCAAAAAACAAATGGATATTGTAATTTCTGGATTGGGTTGGATTACAATGCATCATAAAGGTAAAGTAGCTGTTTATGTTCCAAAAGGTGTGGACGTAACAATTAGGGAGGCAATTATTTAA
- a CDS encoding methylated-DNA--[protein]-cysteine S-methyltransferase, producing the protein MYYSTIFYRMHTYYIVVSEKGLVSIDISPFYVQLYQAIKCDEKTNIYVQQLMEYFTKKRTVFDVVFDLRGTPFQIEVWKALLSVPFGSTATYTDIACLINKPKSVRAVANAIGKNPILMMIPCHRILGKNGYLGGFRAGISLKIELLEHEKEKYTY; encoded by the coding sequence ATGTATTACAGCACAATTTTTTATCGTATGCATACTTATTATATAGTTGTGTCAGAAAAAGGCTTAGTTTCTATTGATATAAGCCCGTTTTATGTACAACTTTATCAAGCTATAAAATGTGATGAAAAAACAAATATATATGTACAACAACTAATGGAATATTTTACAAAGAAACGTACCGTATTTGATGTCGTATTTGATTTACGTGGTACACCATTTCAAATAGAGGTTTGGAAAGCCTTATTATCTGTTCCATTTGGTTCGACGGCAACTTATACGGATATTGCTTGTCTTATCAATAAACCTAAAAGTGTCAGAGCAGTTGCAAATGCGATTGGTAAAAATCCAATTTTAATGATGATTCCTTGTCATCGTATTTTAGGTAAAAACGGTTACTTAGGTGGCTTTCGAGCAGGTATTTCTTTGAAAATAGAATTATTAGAACATGAAAAAGAAAAATATACATACTAA
- a CDS encoding transposase, with amino-acid sequence MFYKETHPNDEIILNTLSELVPKDHLLRKIDKSIDFNFIYEITSPYYSHTNGRNSLDPVVLFKLVFLKDIYGIKSMRETIKRVETDVAFRWFLNLPFSKPTPHYSTFSQNYIRRFQGTSVFEDIFNTIVHQAISHHLISGTALFTDSTHIKANTNKNKFRNAVIEVVQERKRDLENEINAEREAI; translated from the coding sequence ATGTTTTATAAAGAAACTCACCCAAATGATGAAATCATATTAAACACATTGTCCGAATTAGTACCAAAAGACCATTTACTACGTAAAATTGATAAATCAATTGATTTCAACTTTATTTATGAGATTACTTCTCCCTATTATAGTCATACCAACGGTCGTAATAGTTTAGACCCTGTTGTTTTATTTAAATTGGTCTTTTTAAAAGATATTTATGGCATTAAATCCATGCGAGAAACCATTAAACGTGTCGAAACGGATGTAGCGTTTAGATGGTTTTTAAACCTCCCTTTCTCTAAACCTACCCCACATTATTCTACTTTCTCTCAAAATTATATTCGCCGTTTTCAAGGTACGTCTGTGTTTGAAGATATATTCAACACTATTGTACACCAAGCTATCTCACATCATTTAATTAGCGGCACAGCATTATTCACAGATTCCACACACATTAAAGCAAACACCAATAAAAATAAATTTAGAAACGCCGTTATTGAAGTGGTTCAGGAACGTAAACGAGATTTAGAAAACGAAATCAACGCCGAACGAGAAGCTATTTGA
- the xth gene encoding exodeoxyribonuclease III — MKITTWNVNGVRSVLTKGVLQDYLQESMPDIMCLQEVKALITDVDYPFSDFGYHVYWNSAVKKGYSGTAILTKIKPLSVFYGIDKEEHDQEGRVITLEFDTYYLVTVYTPNAKRDLTRLVYRQQWEDDFLNYINALNKKKPIVFCGDLNVAHREIDLANPKTNIGNAGFTKEEREKFDCVLKANYVDSFRAFYPDKTGAYTWWSYMNQARKRNIGWRIDYFIVAKEFMSHVKDVVIREDVLGSDHCPVELWLD, encoded by the coding sequence ATGAAAATAACAACGTGGAATGTGAACGGTGTTCGTTCCGTTTTAACAAAAGGTGTTTTACAAGACTATTTACAAGAAAGTATGCCAGATATTATGTGCTTACAAGAAGTGAAAGCTCTAATAACAGATGTTGATTATCCATTTTCTGACTTTGGTTATCATGTCTATTGGAATAGTGCTGTAAAAAAAGGTTATTCTGGTACAGCTATTTTAACGAAAATAAAACCATTGTCAGTGTTTTATGGTATTGATAAAGAAGAACATGATCAAGAGGGGCGTGTGATTACACTCGAGTTTGATACATATTATCTTGTCACAGTTTATACGCCGAATGCAAAGCGTGATTTGACACGATTAGTTTACCGTCAACAATGGGAAGATGATTTTTTAAATTATATTAACGCACTAAATAAGAAAAAACCTATTGTCTTTTGTGGGGATTTAAATGTGGCGCATCGAGAAATTGATTTGGCAAATCCAAAAACAAATATTGGCAATGCAGGTTTCACAAAAGAAGAACGTGAAAAATTTGATTGTGTACTAAAAGCGAACTATGTTGATAGTTTTCGTGCTTTTTATCCAGACAAAACAGGTGCTTACACATGGTGGAGCTATATGAATCAAGCTAGAAAAAGAAATATCGGATGGAGAATTGATTATTTTATCGTAGCAAAAGAATTTATGTCACATGTTAAAGATGTGGTGATTCGTGAAGATGTATTAGGCTCTGATCATTGTCCAGTTGAATTATGGCTAGATTGA
- a CDS encoding iron-containing alcohol dehydrogenase, translated as MVEFAYKNPTKLIFGKNKISQLKKELEQYGKRLLLVYGGGSIKRTGLYDSIMTELEGFDVFELSGVEPNPRVTTAQKGADMIKEHKIDVVLAVGGGSVIDCTKLIVAAAYYDGPAWDIVIGKHKPTQAVPFGTILTLAATGSEMNSGSVITNIDTNEKLGWGNPLVYPAFSILDPTYTFTLPEHQTVNGIVDMMSHLIEQYFNEATNTTVQDGMIEGVLRAIIETAPKVIDNPTDYDARETLMLAGTVALNGSLRWGYSGDWSTHNIEHAVSAYYDIAHAQGLAIIMPNWMSYVMPKHVDRFEKFAKNVFGIQKETAFDTAKAGIDALRAFWTSLNAPSTLAQVEIDDTKLKEMTEHCMIYGTFGRLEPLGYDDALAILKMSL; from the coding sequence ATGGTTGAATTTGCTTATAAAAACCCGACAAAACTTATTTTTGGAAAAAATAAAATCTCTCAATTAAAAAAAGAACTTGAACAATATGGAAAACGTCTATTATTAGTCTATGGTGGTGGTAGTATTAAACGTACTGGTTTATACGATTCTATCATGACAGAATTAGAGGGTTTTGATGTTTTTGAATTAAGCGGTGTTGAACCAAACCCACGTGTTACAACAGCTCAAAAAGGTGCTGATATGATTAAAGAACACAAGATTGACGTGGTTTTAGCTGTTGGTGGTGGTAGTGTCATTGATTGTACAAAATTGATTGTTGCTGCTGCTTATTATGACGGTCCCGCTTGGGATATTGTTATTGGTAAACATAAACCAACACAAGCTGTGCCATTTGGTACGATTTTAACACTTGCTGCAACAGGTTCAGAAATGAATTCTGGTAGTGTGATTACAAATATTGACACAAATGAAAAATTAGGTTGGGGAAATCCTCTTGTTTATCCTGCTTTTTCTATTTTAGATCCTACATACACATTCACTTTACCTGAACATCAAACTGTAAATGGTATTGTAGACATGATGAGTCACTTAATTGAACAATACTTTAACGAAGCTACAAACACAACTGTTCAAGACGGTATGATTGAAGGTGTTTTACGTGCCATTATTGAAACTGCACCAAAAGTGATTGATAATCCAACAGATTATGATGCACGAGAAACACTTATGCTAGCTGGAACAGTTGCATTAAATGGTTCTTTACGTTGGGGATATAGTGGTGACTGGAGTACGCATAATATCGAACACGCTGTTAGTGCTTATTATGATATTGCACATGCACAAGGTTTAGCCATTATCATGCCAAACTGGATGTCATATGTCATGCCTAAACACGTGGATCGTTTTGAGAAATTTGCAAAAAATGTATTTGGCATTCAAAAAGAAACAGCCTTTGATACAGCAAAAGCTGGGATTGATGCACTTCGTGCTTTTTGGACAAGTTTAAATGCACCAAGTACTTTAGCTCAAGTTGAGATTGATGATACAAAATTAAAAGAAATGACAGAGCATTGCATGATTTATGGTACTTTTGGTCGTTTAGAACCATTAGGCTATGATGATGCACTTGCCATTTTGAAGATGAGTTTATAA
- a CDS encoding cold-shock protein yields the protein MEKGTVKWFNAEKGFGFISREGGEDVFVHFTAIQTDGYRTLEEGQEVEFEIGEGARGPQAVNVVKL from the coding sequence ATGGAAAAAGGAACAGTAAAATGGTTTAATGCAGAAAAAGGATTCGGGTTTATTTCTCGTGAAGGTGGCGAAGATGTATTCGTACACTTTACAGCAATCCAAACAGACGGTTACCGTACATTAGAAGAAGGTCAAGAAGTTGAATTTGAAATCGGTGAAGGCGCTCGTGGCCCTCAAGCAGTAAACGTTGTAAAATTATAA
- a CDS encoding alpha/beta hydrolase: MKTDELKLVVEWDKTFPKSEKVDHKKVTFINRYGITLAADMYIPKEPKNKFPAIAVSGPFGAVKEQCSGLYAQTMAEIGYLTIAFDPSFTGESGGKPRYMASPDINTEDFMAAVDFLSVQDNVDADKIGIIGICGWGGMAINTVALDTRIKATVVSTMYDMTRVNANGYFDSENNEEARYNLKKKLNSIRTEEYKKGEYSRAGGCIPLPVPEDVPFFVKDYSEYYKGRAYHARSINSNDGWNVIGCQSFMNQPILKYSNEIRSAVLIMHGDKAHSYYFGKDAYEAMIKDSNYTDNKEFLTIPGAVHTDLYDNLEVIPFDKIQKFFEENGVC, translated from the coding sequence ATGAAGACAGATGAACTTAAGCTAGTTGTGGAATGGGACAAGACATTTCCTAAAAGTGAGAAAGTGGATCACAAGAAGGTCACATTTATAAATCGATATGGCATCACACTTGCTGCAGATATGTATATTCCAAAAGAGCCTAAGAATAAATTTCCTGCGATTGCAGTAAGTGGACCTTTTGGAGCAGTAAAAGAACAGTGTTCCGGACTGTATGCCCAGACAATGGCAGAGATAGGGTATCTGACTATTGCATTTGACCCGTCTTTTACAGGTGAAAGTGGTGGAAAACCAAGATATATGGCATCTCCGGATATTAATACAGAGGATTTTATGGCTGCAGTAGATTTTCTTTCAGTTCAGGATAATGTGGATGCAGATAAAATCGGTATTATTGGAATTTGCGGATGGGGTGGTATGGCCATTAACACAGTAGCTCTTGATACCAGAATCAAGGCAACAGTCGTTTCTACAATGTATGATATGACAAGAGTGAATGCCAACGGATATTTTGATTCTGAAAACAATGAGGAAGCTCGTTATAATTTAAAGAAAAAGCTAAATTCAATTAGAACAGAAGAATACAAAAAAGGTGAGTACTCAAGGGCTGGTGGATGTATCCCTCTTCCGGTTCCAGAGGATGTACCATTCTTTGTGAAGGATTATAGCGAATACTATAAAGGTAGAGCCTATCATGCAAGGAGCATTAATTCAAATGACGGATGGAATGTGATTGGCTGTCAGTCATTTATGAATCAACCGATTCTTAAATACAGTAATGAAATCAGAAGTGCAGTTCTTATTATGCATGGAGATAAGGCACATAGTTATTATTTTGGGAAAGATGCATATGAAGCTATGATTAAGGACAGTAATTACACTGATAATAAAGAGTTTCTTACCATTCCAGGTGCTGTTCATACAGATCTTTATGACAATTTAGAAGTGATCCCTTTCGATAAGATACAGAAATTCTTTGAAGAAAATGGAGTATGTTAG
- a CDS encoding YqeG family HAD IIIA-type phosphatase, translating into MTSFKPTWMLNSVYGLTPEALQTHDIHTVLVDLDNTIVAWCDPLGTPALKEWLQTLKEAHIQVAIVSNNRQNRVAKVANTLDIPYVASAKKPLSSGLKKAMENLQSTPDKTIMVGDQLLTDIVAGTLSKMRTVMVKPLVNSDYFMTKINRFFERRILAKWQKKYHLEWRETLD; encoded by the coding sequence ATGACATCGTTTAAACCAACATGGATGTTAAATAGTGTTTATGGTTTAACGCCAGAAGCATTACAAACACATGATATTCATACTGTTTTAGTTGATTTAGACAATACGATTGTTGCTTGGTGTGATCCATTAGGGACCCCTGCTTTAAAAGAATGGTTACAAACCTTAAAAGAGGCACATATTCAAGTAGCCATTGTATCGAATAATCGACAAAATCGTGTTGCCAAAGTAGCGAATACTTTAGATATCCCTTATGTTGCCAGTGCTAAAAAGCCACTGTCTAGTGGTTTGAAAAAAGCAATGGAGAATTTACAAAGTACACCAGATAAAACAATTATGGTGGGAGATCAATTATTGACTGATATTGTAGCCGGTACTTTATCAAAAATGAGAACAGTTATGGTAAAACCACTTGTAAACAGTGATTATTTTATGACAAAAATCAATCGTTTTTTTGAAAGACGTATTTTAGCAAAATGGCAAAAAAAATATCATTTAGAATGGAGAGAAACACTTGACTGA
- a CDS encoding nucleoside hydrolase, whose protein sequence is MTRKVYLNHDGGVDDLVSLYLLLKMDDVEVVGVGVIEADCYLEPAVSASKKIIEKFGSEKDKKHIKVASSNSRPVHPFPKEWRMHAFTVDALPILNEHKPVSIQDSSLKAHEDLVHVLKNSDEKIDLVFVGPLTDLARALEMDASIEEKINKLYWMGGTFLEHGNIEEPEHDGTAEWNVFWDPFAAKRVWDSSIKIELVALESTRKVPLTLDVRDMWASQRRFEGVDFLGQCYAIVPPLTHFVTNSTYFLWDVLTTASFGQEALVKRDIVYSDVVTTGASKGRTIKVENGRPVDLVYDVNPTAFFDYITDLAKK, encoded by the coding sequence ATGACAAGAAAAGTATATTTAAACCATGACGGTGGTGTAGATGATTTAGTATCTTTATATTTATTATTGAAAATGGACGATGTTGAAGTTGTTGGTGTTGGTGTCATTGAAGCAGATTGTTATTTAGAACCTGCCGTATCTGCAAGTAAAAAAATTATTGAAAAATTCGGATCAGAAAAAGATAAAAAACATATCAAAGTTGCATCTTCTAATTCAAGACCGGTTCATCCATTTCCTAAAGAATGGCGCATGCACGCTTTTACAGTAGATGCCTTACCTATTTTAAATGAACATAAACCAGTAAGTATTCAAGATAGTTCTTTGAAAGCACATGAAGATTTAGTGCATGTCTTAAAAAATAGTGATGAAAAAATTGATTTAGTTTTTGTTGGTCCATTAACCGATTTGGCAAGAGCGTTAGAAATGGATGCAAGCATTGAAGAAAAAATCAATAAATTATATTGGATGGGTGGAACATTTTTAGAGCATGGCAATATTGAAGAACCGGAGCATGATGGAACAGCAGAGTGGAATGTATTTTGGGATCCATTTGCCGCAAAACGTGTTTGGGATTCTTCAATCAAAATTGAATTAGTTGCTTTAGAAAGTACAAGAAAAGTTCCTTTAACATTAGATGTACGTGATATGTGGGCAAGTCAACGTCGTTTTGAGGGAGTTGACTTTTTAGGACAATGTTATGCTATCGTACCACCATTGACTCATTTTGTAACGAACTCAACATATTTCTTATGGGATGTATTAACGACAGCTTCATTTGGACAAGAAGCTTTAGTCAAACGTGACATTGTATACAGTGATGTGGTCACAACAGGAGCAAGTAAAGGACGCACGATAAAAGTAGAAAATGGACGACCAGTTGACTTAGTATATGATGTCAATCCAACAGCATTTTTTGATTATATTACTGATTTAGCTAAAAAATAG
- a CDS encoding glycosyltransferase family 2 protein: protein MMLSIIIPCYNEEGAIPLLYKHVIDVLKEIGMSYELIFVNDGSKDNTLLQLKLLAKKDNHVKYISFSRNFGKESSMLAGLSYASGQAVIIMDADLQHPPLLIKEMINAFHAGYDQVIAKRTRTGDSVSKTFFAKMYYKIVNHLTDVEMVDGVGDFRLLSRKAVDALLSLKESNRFSKGLFSWIGFKQKIIEYENQERQVGETKWSLKKLFNYGVQGILSFNDKPLRITFQLGLVCVLMSFLYILWTFITILKEGVTVGGYFTTISAILVIGGVQLISIGVLGEYIGKIYYEVKKRPPYLIDDTNINVKESEHDIV from the coding sequence ATGATGTTATCAATTATAATTCCTTGTTACAACGAAGAAGGAGCCATTCCTTTGCTATATAAGCACGTGATTGATGTATTAAAAGAGATTGGTATGTCTTATGAATTGATTTTTGTCAATGACGGCAGTAAAGATAACACGTTATTGCAATTAAAATTATTGGCAAAAAAAGACAATCATGTAAAATACATTAGCTTTAGTCGTAATTTTGGAAAAGAAAGTTCAATGCTTGCAGGATTGAGTTACGCAAGTGGACAAGCTGTGATTATTATGGACGCTGATTTACAACATCCTCCTCTACTTATTAAAGAAATGATCAATGCTTTTCATGCTGGATATGATCAAGTAATTGCCAAAAGAACACGAACGGGAGATTCTGTATCTAAAACGTTTTTTGCCAAGATGTATTATAAAATTGTCAATCATTTAACAGATGTTGAAATGGTTGACGGTGTTGGCGATTTTCGTTTATTAAGCAGAAAAGCAGTCGATGCTTTATTGTCATTAAAAGAGAGCAATCGTTTTTCAAAAGGTCTTTTTTCTTGGATTGGCTTTAAACAAAAAATTATCGAGTATGAAAATCAAGAACGTCAAGTTGGAGAAACAAAATGGTCGTTGAAAAAATTATTTAACTATGGTGTGCAAGGTATTTTATCATTTAACGACAAACCTTTACGCATCACCTTTCAATTAGGATTAGTATGTGTGCTCATGTCATTTTTATATATTTTATGGACATTTATCACAATATTAAAAGAGGGTGTGACGGTTGGTGGGTATTTTACGACAATTTCTGCCATTTTAGTGATTGGTGGTGTGCAACTCATCTCGATTGGTGTTTTGGGAGAGTACATTGGTAAAATTTACTACGAAGTAAAAAAACGTCCACCATATCTGATTGATGATACAAATATAAACGTAAAGGAGAGCGAGCATGACATCGTTTAA
- a CDS encoding UDP-N-acetylglucosamine 1-carboxyvinyltransferase, whose protein sequence is MKKIVVHGGKKLFGEVTINGAKNSVVALIPAAILADSPVTLEGVPDIKDVHALIEILHDFNVKAVFDNGVLTIDPTHIKSVPMPSGKIQSLRASYYFMGATLARFHEGVIGLPGGCFLGPRPIDQHIKAFEKLGATVTNEQGAISLDAKKHGIHGTRIYFDVVSIGATINCILAAVKAKGRTIIENAAKEPEIVDVVTLLNKMGANIRGAGTATIRIDGVEHLHGCTHAVIPDRIEAGTYLSLAAACGEGILVKNVIAEHIESFLAKLDEMGVDFVVGEEDILVKPTKELNMVSIKTQPYPGFATDLQQPITPLLLKATGTGTVLDTIYPKRVKHIAELVRMGANVKVEGDTIRFNGPSERLMGAQVTASDLRAGACLLIAGLMAEGTTEIYGVEHILRGYAHIIDNLRALGADIEMVEIGGD, encoded by the coding sequence ATGAAAAAAATTGTTGTTCACGGGGGCAAAAAACTATTTGGGGAAGTGACAATAAATGGTGCAAAAAATAGTGTTGTAGCACTTATTCCAGCTGCCATTTTAGCGGATAGCCCAGTAACTTTAGAAGGTGTACCAGATATTAAAGATGTACATGCATTGATTGAGATATTACATGATTTTAATGTAAAGGCAGTATTTGATAATGGCGTGTTAACAATAGATCCAACGCATATAAAATCTGTTCCAATGCCAAGTGGTAAAATTCAAAGTTTACGTGCTTCTTATTACTTTATGGGTGCAACATTGGCTCGTTTTCATGAAGGAGTTATTGGATTACCTGGAGGTTGTTTTTTAGGTCCTCGTCCAATTGATCAGCATATTAAAGCTTTTGAAAAATTAGGTGCAACCGTGACGAATGAGCAAGGTGCTATTTCTTTAGATGCTAAAAAACACGGGATACATGGCACACGTATTTACTTTGATGTTGTGTCTATTGGTGCCACAATTAACTGTATTCTTGCAGCGGTGAAAGCAAAAGGTAGAACCATTATAGAAAACGCAGCAAAAGAGCCTGAAATTGTTGATGTGGTAACATTATTGAATAAAATGGGTGCTAATATCCGTGGTGCAGGTACAGCCACTATTCGTATTGATGGTGTGGAACACTTACATGGCTGTACACATGCCGTTATACCAGATCGTATTGAAGCAGGAACGTATTTGTCATTGGCAGCCGCTTGCGGTGAGGGTATTTTAGTCAAAAATGTCATAGCCGAACATATTGAAAGTTTTTTGGCGAAATTAGACGAAATGGGTGTCGATTTTGTTGTTGGAGAAGAAGATATTTTAGTAAAACCAACGAAAGAATTAAATATGGTATCAATTAAAACGCAACCTTATCCGGGATTTGCGACTGATTTACAACAACCGATTACACCATTATTATTAAAAGCAACAGGAACAGGAACGGTTTTAGATACGATTTATCCAAAACGTGTGAAACACATTGCTGAATTGGTGAGAATGGGTGCAAATGTCAAAGTAGAAGGAGATACGATTCGTTTCAATGGGCCTTCTGAACGTCTTATGGGTGCACAAGTCACAGCTAGCGACTTAAGAGCAGGGGCATGTTTATTAATTGCCGGTTTAATGGCAGAGGGAACAACAGAAATTTATGGTGTAGAGCATATTTTAAGAGGATATGCCCATATTATCGATAATTTACGTGCATTAGGGGCGGATATTGAAATGGTTGAAATTGGAGGCGACTAA